One Dictyostelium discoideum AX4 chromosome 3 chromosome, whole genome shotgun sequence genomic region harbors:
- a CDS encoding methenyl tetrahydrofolate cyclohydrolase / NADP-dependent methylene H4F dehydrogenase produces the protein MIFRGLKSLKNGFNTNNILISTNQSFKRFNITPITTSSLFRNFTTNIEPKIESSTVNTTTTNIPLSQSQTENIPITPKKTFQPVKLDGKLLASHIVSSKKSIKADTEDFIKNSGVTPNLVVIYVGDSKQIESYIKAKRTGCEDVGFKFTLDRFSSDIKEDQLIKKIKYHSEDPSVHGIIVQLPLPDNLNKDAIIQSIDPKKDVDGLTSTNLGQIMISKKPLYIPCTPLGILEILKAYKIKVEGKNVVVLGRSNLVGRTIATILSQKDLTNPSIMNGANVTIIHKYSKNHLGSIRQADLIISATGVPGLIKKEDLKRGVILIDVGISFKEDSTKKSGYKMVGDIDPEAYSRSIAYTPVPGGVGPLTVACLLRNVLRSAILQYRIQSARVGSALNNKFTEKNNNNNNNVNNNNNNNNNNINDDNNNNNIDNKNKNKNRKSRK, from the exons atgatttttagaggtttaaaatctttaaaaaatggtttcaatacaaataatattttaatttcaactaatcaatcatttaaaagatttaatattactccaataacaacatcatcattatttagaAACTTTACAACCAATATCGAACCAAAAATCGAATCTTCAACCGTTAATACTACCACTACAAACATACCATTAAGTCAATCACAAACTGAAAACATACCAATTACACcaaaaaaaacatttcaaCCAGTAAAATTagatggtaaattattagCTTCTCATATTGTAAGTAGT aaaaaatcaattaaagcaGATACAgaagattttattaaaaactctGGTGTAACACCAAATTTAGTTGTAATTTATGTAGGAGATAGTAAACAAATTGAATCTTATATTAAAGCAAAGAGAACGGGATGTGAAGATgttggatttaaatttacattgGATAGATTTTCATCAGATATTAAAGAGgaccaattaataaaaaagattaaatatCATTCTGAAGATCCTTCAGTTCATGGTATAATCGTTCAATTACCATTACCTGATAATTTGAACAAAGATGCAAtcattcaatcaattgatcCAAAAAAAGATGTTGATGGTTTAACTTCAACAAATTTAGGTCAAATTATGATTTCTAaaaa accATTATATATACCATGTACACCATTAGgtattttagaaattttaaaagcttataaaattaaagttgaaGGTAAAAATGTAGTTGTATTAGGACGCAGTAATTTAGTTGGTAGAACCATTGCAACTATTTTATCACAAAAGGATTTAACAAATCCATCAATTATGAATGGTGCAAATGTTACCATAATtcataaatattcaaaaaatcaTCTTGGATCAATTAGACAAGctgatttaattatt tctGCAACAGGTGTGCCaggattaattaaaaaagaagatttaAAGAGAGgagtaattttaattgatgttgGTATTAGTTTTAAAGAAGATAGTACAAAGAAATCAGGATATAAAATGGTTGGTGATATAGATCCAGAGGCATACAGTAGATCGATTGCATACACACCTGTTCCAGGTGGTGTCGGTCCTTTAACTGTGGCTTGTCTTTTAAGAAATGTTTTAAGATCTGCAATTTTACAATATAGAATTCAAAGTGCAAGAGTTGGTTCtgctttaaataataaatttactgaaaaaaacaataataataataataatgtaaataataataataataataataataataatatcaacgatgataataataataataatattgataacaaaaataaaaataaaaatagaaaaagtagaaaataa
- the coq1 gene encoding hexaprenyl pyrophosphate synthetase has translation MSRLIINKSNSRICNTIVKNYLIQTKYTLQQQQHQQQQQQQQYVRSYCSLQQPKPSKPNMIEIVTHFFDKVKNKSFIIENYLNNPIPEQQQQLNKNIKINNTDKDNDTLEQIQLLDPLNNLGKRKGNEIFKVVENDLSNMTHNIMKTITDGVSANSTYSPSPSKKTHPILSSISSYYFELKGKRIRPTIVLLLSKALSSTVHGSQLKLAEIVEMIHTASLVHDDVIDEASTRRDVISINHSYTNKLAILCGDYLLARASVVLSTIRNPDVTECMSTALAELVEGEFMQAKSNGVVSFDNYLQKTYLKTGSLITNSCRSAAILSGADSNIINISTEFGKNLGLAFQIVDDLLDYTGSAEECGKATSVDLTLGLATAPVLYATQEFPQLEKLIKRKFSEIGDVEEAKRLVALSKGIEKTRNLAIEYCNRAIQSLLKLPQSESRDLLITLSHIVVTRTK, from the exons atgtCACggttaataattaataaaagtaatagtAGAATTTGTAATACAATagttaaaaattatttaattcaaacgAAATACacattacaacaacaacaacaccaacaacaacaacaacaacaacaatatgtTAGAAGTTATTGTAGTTTACAACAACCAAAACCATCAAAACCAAATATGATAGAGATTGTTACtcatttttttgataaagttaaaaataaatcatttataattgaaaactatttaaataatccgATTcctgaacaacaacaacaattaaataaaaatataaaaatcaataatacaGATAAAGATAACGACACTTTAGAACAAATCCAACTTTTAGATCCATTAAACAATTtaggaaaaagaaaaggaaatgaaatttttaaagttgttgaaaatgatttatcaaaCATGACACATAATATAATGAAAACTATTACCGATGGTGTTAGTGCAAATAGTACTTATTCACCTTCACcttcaaaaaaaacacatccaattttatcttcaatttcaagttattattttgaattaaaa ggtAAAAGAATAAGACCAACAATTGTATTGTTGTTATCAAAAGCGTTATCATCAACAGTACATGGatcacaattaaaattagcgGAAATTGTTGAAATGATTCATACAGCAAGTTTAGTGCATGACGATGTTATTGATGAAGCATCAACTAGAAGAGATGTAATATCGATTAATCATAgttatacaaataaattggCAATTTTATGTGGTGATTATTTATTGGCAAGAGCATCAGTAGTTTTATCAACAATTAGAAATCCAGATGTAACTGAATGTATGTCAACTGCCTTGGCCGAGTTGGTTGAGGGTGAATTTATGCAAGCAAAATCAAATGGTGTCGTCtcttttgataattatttacaaaaaactTATTTAAAAACTGGTTCTTTAATTACAAACAGTTGTAGATCTGCTGCTATCCTTTCTGGTGCAGATTCAaacattataaatatttcaacTGAATTTGGAAAGAATTTAGGTTTAGCTTTTCAA attgttgatgatttattaGATTATACAGGATCAGCTGAAGAATGTGGAAAAGCTACATCAGTTGATTTAACTTTGGGATTAGCAACAGCACCAGTTTTATATGCAACCCAAGAATTCCCACAATtagagaaattaattaaaagaaagtTTTCAGAGATTGGTGATGTTGAAGAAGCAAAGAGGTTGGTTGCTTTAAGTAAAGGTATCGAGAAAACTAGAAATTTAGCTATCGAATATTGTAATCGTGCAATTCAATCcttattaaaattaccacAATCTGAATCAAGAGATCTTTTAATCACATTATCTCATATTGTTGTTACAAGAACAAAGTAA
- the myoA gene encoding class I myosin, whose amino-acid sequence MATFKRDLTKNVGVEDLIMLTEVSESSLHENLKIRYKEGLIYTSIGPVLVSMNPYKQLGIYGNDQINLYKGKHEFEIPPHIYSIADKAYRALRSEGENQCIIISGESGAGKTEASKYIMQYIASITGSSTEVERVKKTILESNPLLEAFGNAKTLRNNNSSRFGKYMEIQFNLGGDPEGGKITNYLLEKSRVINQTQGERNFHIFYQLLKGSSEEEKKTYNLLSPDQYHYLTRNASNGCFTADGIDDQIGFKQTKNAMKVVGIDEPLQKEIFATLSAILLLGNLSFNKSASGNGSVISDKKLANTIASLMGVDAIVLESSLVSRQISTGQGARISTYSVPQTVEQAMYARDAFAKATYSKLFDFIVRKINQSIEVKTIGKVIGVLDIYGFEIFENNSFEQFCINYVNETLQQIFIDLTLKTEQEEYVQEGITWIPVQYINNKACVDLIEKKPIGILSLLDEECLFPEGNDQTMIDKLNKHFSNHTHYSKVERQKNSQFIINHYAGKVFYNIDGFLDKNRDTLFNDLVTLATSSSCSLLVEIFKYVPPLEVDPEQEKKNRDKFSKNGFANNAAKTFIPTDKKRPITAGFQFKNQVTSLLKSLYSCSPHYVRCIKPNSNMRALEWDQSKCAEQVAYLGLFENLLVRRAGYCYRQTFSKFMRRYYMIGKSTWPKWSGDAEKGVNLLMGELTQEINIKEEVQYGKTKIFIRNPQPLFLLEDKRNKRLNDLATKIGSVWKMYKQRKWYLRTLAAIKIQRTYRGWLLVRECVKLKNQSISIFQNNKERNRQSIKLSKAAFIGDFLSLTRDNYTTATLKREEGPNAVLQLSLNVSKVSRHHKIQKRSLLVTNETIFTITPHKPKKDGSWFAIKRKVPFSAIEKISFSKLSDDFFVIHIINEHDLCLETNKKTVLITLLSNLYSKHLNGKELVFEFKDSIQYRNQKGPSELKFVKVDSIHEKSSNSPQANSPSFTAKAEKNYLKVCVLPGLSSESKSILIEK is encoded by the exons atg GCAACATTTAAAAGAGATTTAACTAAAAATGTTGGAGTTGAAGATTTAATTATGCTTACTGAAGTATCAGAATCTTCATTACatgagaatttaaaaattagatACAAAGAAGGTTTAATTTAT acatcAATCGGACCAGTATTAGTTTCAATGAATCCATATAAACAATTAGGAATTTATGGAAAtgatcaaattaatttatataaaggTAAacatgaatttgaaattccaCCACATATTTATAGTATTGCTGATAAAGCATATAGAGCATTAAGATCAGAGGGTGAGAATCaatgtattattatatcAGGAGAATCAGGAGCAGGTAAAACAGAAGCAAGTAAATATATTATGCAATATATTGCAAGTATTACTGGTAGTAGTACAGAGGTAGAAAGAgttaaaaaaaccattttagAGTCTAATCCTTTATTGGAAGCATTTGGTAATGCAAAAACATTACGTAACAATAATTCAAGTCGTTTTGGTAAATATATGGAGATTCAATTCAATTTGGGAGGTGATCCAGAAGGTggtaaaattacaaattacCTCTTGGAAAAGTCACGTGTAATCAATCAAACTCAAGGTGAACGtaattttcatattttctATCAACTTTTAAAAGGTTCATCAGAGGAGGAAAAGAAAACATACAATCTATTATCACCGgatcaatatcattatttaactAGAAATGCAAGTAATGGTTGTTTCACTGCCGATGGTATTGATGATCAAATTGGATTTAAACAAACAAAGAATGCAATGAAGGTGGTTGGAATCGATGAACCATTACAAAAGGAAATCTTTGCAACATTATCAGCAATTTTACTCTTGGGTAATCTTTCATTCAATAAATCCGCCTCTGGTAATGGTTCGGTAATTTCCGATAAAAAATTAGCAAATACAATAGCATCATTGATGGGTGTTGATGCAATAGTATTGGAAAGTTCATTGGTATCTCGTCAGATTAGTACAGGTCAAGGTGCACGTATTTCAACCTATTCAGTACCACAAACCGTTGAACAAGCTATGTATGCACGTGATGCATTTGCTAAAGCAACCTAtagtaaattatttgatttcatCGTTAGAAAGATCAATCAATCCATTGAAGTTAAAACCATTGGTAAAGTAATTGGTGTATTGGATATCTATGGTTTTGAAATCTTTGAGAACAATTCATTCGAACAATTTTGTATCAATTATGTCAATGAAACACTTCAACAAATTTTCATTGATCTAACATTGAAAACTGAACAAGAAGAATACGTCCAAGAGGGTATTACATGGATTCCAGttcaatatattaataataaagcatgtgttgatttaattgaaaagaagCCAATTGGTATTCTTTCATTATTGGATGAAGAATGTCTTTTCCCAGAAGGTAATGATCAAACTATGAtcgataaattaaataaacactTTTCAAATCATACTCATTATTCAAAGGTAGAGAGACAAAAGAATTCACAATTCATTATCAATCATTATGCTGGTAAAGTTTTCTATAATATCGATGGTTTCCTCGATAAGAATAGAGATACactatttaatgatttagttACATTGGCCACAAGTAGTAGTTGTTCACTATTGGTcgaaattttcaaatatgtACCACCACTTGAAGTCGATCCAGAACAAGAGAAAAAGAATCGtgataaattttcaaagaatGGTTTTGCAAATAATGCTGCAAAAACATTTATTCCAACCGATAAGAAAAGACCAATCACTGCTGGTTTCCAATTTAAGAATCAAGTTACTTCACTATTGAAATCACTTTACAGTTGTTCACCACATTATGTTCGTTGTATTAAACCAAACTCAAATATGAGAGCATTGGAATGGGATCAAAGTAAATGTGCTGAACAAGTGGCTTATCTTGGTctctttgaaaatttattagtaCGTCGTGCAGGTTATTGTTATCGTCAAACTTTCTCTAAATTTATGCGTCGTTATTATATGATTGGTAAATCAACTTGGCCAAAATGGTCAGGTGATGCTGAAAAGGGTGTTAATCTCTTAATGGGTGAATTAACTCAAGAAATCAACATCAAAGAGGAGGTTCAATATGGTAAAACAAAGATTTTCATTCGTAATCCACAACCATTGTTCTTATTAGAGGATAAAAGAAATAAGAGATTAAATGATTTAGCCACTAAAATTGGATCAGTTTGGAAAATGTATAAACAAAGAAAATGGTATTTACGTACTTTAGCTgcaattaaaattcaaaGGACCTATAGAGGTTGGTTACTCGTTAGAGAATGTGTTAAACTAAAGAATCAATCAATTAGtattttccaaaataataaagagagAAATAGACAATCCATTAAACTTAGTAAAGCTGCCTTTATTGGTGATTTCCTCTCACTCACAAGAGATAACTATACCACTGCAACCTTAAAAAGAGAAGAAGGTCCAAATGCTGTTCTTCAACTCTCTTTAAATGTTTCCAAAGTTAGTCGTCATCATAAGATTCAAAAACGTTCATTATTAGTTACCAATGAAACCATTTTCACAATTACACCACATAAACCAAAGAAAGATGGTTCATGGTTTGCAATTAAACGTAAAGTGCCCTTCTCtgcaattgaaaaaatttcattCAGTAAACTCTCTGATGACTTTTTCGTTATTCACATAATCAATGAACATGATCTCTGTTTGgaaaccaataaaaaaactgTATTAATTACCCTcttatcaaatttatattCAAAACATTTAAATGGTAAAGAATTGGTTTTTGAATTCAAAGATTCAATTCAATATCGTAATCAAAAAGGTCCTTCAGAATTGAAATTTGTAAAGGTTGATTCAATTCATGAAAAATCTTCAAATTCACCTCAAGCTAACTCTCCTTCTTTTACTGCAAAAGCagaaaagaattatttaaaagtttgtGTTTTACCTGGTCTTTCTTCTGAATCAAAAtctattttaattgaaaaataa
- a CDS encoding beta-lactamase family protein encodes MKIMNKQSITIFLIICFLINLILSCPNYPEPIKINQNDPTLQKAYKEVDEIIKKGMKDNGIKSFIASIVYRDEIVWSKTYGNVNPLDENSPPLTIDNAIRIASITKTFTDLMMFQLRDKGTISSLDDEVSKYFPEFSIGNLYNTKKSPTFRELSSHQSGLPREVPCDFDDLADWDICSEEVIIERLSKMFLIMPSYQSTHYSNLGIALLGRTLAKAANTEYEKYVKEKILFPLGMMNSSFYYDDVKDYLAQGLILWPNGSYTISPVEELGWSNPMGNLYSTARDMCNYMMFWLNENPEILDSTTLNEAMSPISLLNDGDTVYGTPFEMFYDQANSIWVKSKAGQLSGYRTQMALIRPLKIGMLFSSLLAFQTPDVFTKAASEILIPVYEQLLYEAGSQPQSPFIPDSKLKPTLTTEKYSKEIPNDAFVGTYTNSEGSIFIVDNSTGLLIANFGDDNLFNVSRFSDQYPEILRIKVSNPQDYLCRYVVDGSNYELVYFTITSTPFGGIECNSVTAMGQTMTLASKDPQYLKNNNIEFEKRNKLISKFLQ; translated from the exons atgaaaattatgaaTAAACAgtcaattacaatttttttaattatttgttttttaattaatttaatcttATCATGTCCAAATTACCCAGAgccaattaaaattaatcaaaatgatCCAACACTTCAAAAAGCATATAAAGAAgttgatgaaattattaaaaaaggtaTGAAAGATAATGGAATTAAAAGTTTCATTGCTTCAATAGTTTATCGTGATGAAATTGTTTGGTCAAAAACTTATGGTAATGTTAATCCACTTGATGAAAATTCTCCACCTTTAACAATTGATAATGC tatAAGAATTGcatcaattacaaaaacaTTTACAGATTTAATGATGTTCCAATTAAGAGATAAAGGTACAATATCATCATTGGATGATGAAGTTTCAAAATATTTCCCAGAGttttcaattggtaatttatataatacaAAAAAGTCACCAACTTTTAGAGAGTTATCATCACATCAATCTGGATTACCAAGAGAGGTACCATGTGATTTCGATGATTTGGCCGATTGGGATATTTGTTCTGAAGAGGTTATAATTGAAAGATTATCgaaaatgtttttaataatgccAAGTTATCAAAGTACTCATTATTCAAATCTTGGTATTGCTCTATTGGGTAGAACCTTAGCAAAAGCAGCCAATACTGAATATGAAAAATATGTAAAGGAAAAGATATTATTCCCACTTGGTATGATGAATTCATCATTCTATTATGATGATGTTAAAGATTATCTTGCACAAGGTTTAATTCTTTGGCCAAATGGAAGTTATACAATTTCACCAGTTGAAGAATTAGGTTGGAGTAATCCAATGGGCAATTTATATTCCACCGCAAGAGATATGTGCAATTATATGATGTTTTGGTTGAATGAGAATCCAGAGATTTTAGACTCAACCACTTTGAATGAAGCAATGTCTCCAATTAGTTTGCTTAACGATGGTGATACTGTATATGGCACACCATTTGAAATGTTTTATGACCAAGCTAATAGCATTTGGGTTAAATCAAAAGCTGGTCAATTATCAGGCTATAGAACTCAAATGGCATTAATTAGACCATTGAAAATTGGTATGTTATTCTCATCATTGTTAGCCTTTCAAACACCTGATGTATTCACTAAAGCTGCCtctgaaattttaataccaGTTTATGAACAACTACTCTATGAAGCTGGTAGCCAGCCGCAATCACCATTCATACctgattcaaaattaaaaccaacTTTAACCACTGAAAAATACTCAAAAGAAATACCAAATGATGCATTTGTTGGAACTTATACAAATTCTGAAGGTTCCATATTTATTGTTGATAATTCAACTGGTCTATTAATTGCAAActttggtgatgataatttattcaatGTAAGTAGATTCTCTGATCAATATCCAGAGATACTTAGAATTAAAGTTTCAAATCCACAAGATTATCTATGTAGGTATGTAGTCGATGGGAGTAACTATGAATTGGTTTATTTCACCATTACTTCAACTCCTTTTGGTGGTATTGAGTGTAATTCTGTAACTGCTATGGGTCAAACAATGACTTTGGCAAGTAAAGACCCAcaatatctaaaaaataataatattgaatttgaaaaaagaaataaattaatttcaaaattcttacaataa